From the Naumovozyma dairenensis CBS 421 chromosome 10, complete genome genome, the window AAGGATGAATATGTCTTTCAATTGCAGCATTCTCAGCTGGCAATCCAAAGGCATCCCACCCCATGGGATGTATCACACTGTAACCTCTctgtttgaaaaatctatTCAAAGCATCACTAATAGTATATACTCGAAGATGACCCATATGTAACATACCAGATGGATATGGAAACATCGAAAGAACATACATGGATTCTTGATCTCTATCAAGTTTCCGCTTCTTCCGGGCCTTCATATCGGGTTCTGTTGGTAGCATTACACCCTTTGTAGTCTTATCTTTCCATTTCTGACCAAGCTCTATTAGGGTAGCTGTAGCTTTCCCCTTAAATGACGGTACATTTACAGCCATTGACCTGACATGTATAAGGTTTGGATGCCTGAGCATTTTCTTCGGGTGTTTTGGGTTCTAAATAGTACTGATAAAAATAGAACAAGATTGCAATTACTACTTGGTTTCCTGGTATATACTCTTATCGTTAGATCGTGTTTGTTCGATTGATCCTCGAAGCAACTTTATCGTTCTTAATTTATTCACCTGATGTTTCCAATTGTAGCTACGGTCACGTGCAACAAATTATACCATATAGTGAAGACATATTTTTAGAAAGTAAATGCATGTTAGCTAATTGCCAAGTGCCGAGTTATCTTTGgtgaaaaaatatcataaaGATATAGTAATCAATGAGGATGGGAAATCATTCCGTTGCTCAGCTATCAATTCACTAGAATGACTGTAGAAATCTGCCCTTTTCAAGTAAACAAGACGCCAAAgtaaatgaatatttgatgtcttttgaatgtttttttttagtttcGCGTCACGAATTGACAAATAAGAGATCCTACTAAGAGAAGACAATTCCTAATCCATCACATAAAGAACAAACATTAGTCTGTTTAACAGGTCGTGAAAACGTGATCTCCTGTCAGGAACCAATAGAGCAAAACATATTTTGGATATCGGCTGTTTTAGTACGTTTTATTAGTTCAAAGATAATCCTATAATCAAAAAAGGATGACTGATATGGTATCACCTTCTAAGAGAAGCGTAGAAGAGGTGGACAATGATTTATTAGCACTAGCAGCAGAACAAAACCATGTCCATAATGAAcaacagaagaagaaaagaagacgTCAATATGCTCCTATGACtcaatataatacaaattCTGCTGCCACTCAATCCGCTTCGGTAAATTCCGACAGTAATAGTAGGAAGGATGATTTACCTTGTGGTTACATTAAGAAAGTTATTCTAAGAAATTTCATGTGTCATGAACATTTCGAATTGGATTTGGGTCCTCGTTTGAATTTCATTGTTGGTAATAATGGTAGTGGTAAGAGTGCAGTTTTAACTGCCATCACTATCGGGCTGGGTGCTAAGGCAAGTGATACTAATAGAGGGAATGCTATGAAGGATTTGATTAGAGAAGGTTGTTATTCGGCTAAAGTTACATTAGTGTTGGATAATAGTCATGCTGGTCCTTATAATCATGGTACCTTTGGAGATGAAATTATCATCGAGAGAACTCTTAGAATGGAATCCGCTCCAACCTATAGTTTAAGAACTGAAAATGGTAAAGAAGTAagtaataagaaaaaagacGTTCAAACTGTAGTGGATTTCTTTTGTGTTCCAGTTAGTAACCCAATGTGTTTCTTGTCTCAAGATGCTGCTAGATCGTTTTTAACTGCTAGTACTTCCcatgataaatataatcatTTCATGAAGGGGACACTATTACAAGAAATCCGCGATAGTTTAAATAATGCACAAGATATTCAAGCAGATGTGGTTCAAAATATGGCTTTCCattatgataatattgccattttaaaaaatgaatatgaagaatCTAAAAAACTTTTAAGAGAATTAAATCAAACTTCTAATTTGGCTCAAAGGAAAAGATTATTGCAGGGGAAATCTCTTTGGATCGATGTTGATAAAAATCATGaaatttattccaaattagaaaatgaagttACACtcaatgaaaagaaaattactGAAACTATGGAAAAGATTAAGATGAGGAAGGCTAAAATAGATAGATATACAGCAGATCAAAAATCcgtagaagaagaaacgGCATCTAAAGTTGTCCTGGTCGGTGAAAAGGATGAAGCTCATCAAGCTGTTCGGGATCAATTAAGAGCAGTTAGAAGTGAGTTCGacaaagaaaaggaaaaccAGAAAGAAGCAGAAAACGGGATTAGCGAATGTAAAAGAAGAATCGAGACTTTAAACAGAACAATAGAACATTTGGAAcaagaattggaaaagcAAATGGGTGGTGACAGAGGGAAAATGAAGGAAGAACTTGCTCAATTACAAGCTGAAAACGAACAACTAAGGGATAAGGTAGAAAACatatcaaatgaattattggAAATGCAGGATAAAGAACGTACAATTGCTGCCGAACGTCAGCAAGATCTACGAACCATAGAACATAACATTCAAAGCAAAAGAAACGAATTACAAAAGATTGCACAAGGTAACAATAGTTTTTTGACCAATTTTGATCAAAATATGGACCGTTTATTACttcaaataaaacaaaGATCAGGTGAATTCTCATCAATACCCTTAGGCCCCTTGGGATCTTTTGTAAGTGTAAAGGCtggttttgaaaaatggtcGCGGTCCATCCAAAGTGCGATTTCAGGGACCCTAGGCTCATTTGTTGTTTCTAATCAAAAGGATGCTTCCATACTGCGTAATATGATTAAGAACTGTGGCATAAAGGCTAATATCCCAATTATCACCTATAAACTTAAACATTTCGATTATTCCCAAGGTAAAGCTCAAACTAATTACCCGACAATATCCGATGCTTTGGAATACTCTAATCCCTCGGTAGAATTTGTTTTCGTTGATCATAacagaattgaaaaagttatCTTGATCgaagataaagatgaagCAAGATCTATACTAAAATCAAAACCTCATAACGTCAGTATGGCACTTTCATTTAGAGACCAAAGTTCAGGATTTCAACTGATTGGTGGTAGCCGTCTAGATACTGTTTATTATCAaccaaaaatgaaattaaaggTTGGATCTTCTTCTGATGATGGTGCTTCATATATTAAGGATTTGATAACTCAAGAAACTGAAGAACTTCAAAATACTAGAGACCGCTATGAACGACAAATAAATCAGATACGTTCAGAATATTCAGGTATGGAAAAAATATCGCGCGAACAAAAGGCTCAAATGCAAAGAAATAGATCCAGgataaataaattgaagataaatgTTGGCAAAGCAGTGGATACAGGTATCTTAACGACGAAAATTAATGAACGTAAAAGTCAAGAACAAGCAATTATCGGTTATGAGGCAGcaataaatgaattagaGATAAAGATAAGAGAAATTGCAGCAACTGCAGAACCTTTGAAAGAACATTATGATAAAACgaaaaatgaattcaatGAGCTTCAAGCTACATTAGGACAGTTGAGGGATGATTATAACACATATAGTGCAAAGATTGAAGCTTGCAAAGATGACATTAAACATtatgaagataaaaaaCTTTCATATGAAAAAACTATCGAACATCTCAATTCAAATATCATAGCAACGAGGGATGGTATTCAGAAGATAACAGACAGTGCCAATGAACTTTGTACACGTGAACAACTAGAAGGCATGGACCTTCCGGAAGATCAGCAAGCTATAAAAAATGAACTTGGGAGGATATCTCAGCAGATACAAAGAGCTGAAAAGAATATAGGGTTTTCTCACGACAAAGTTGTcgatttatttgaaaaaagtagagataaatataaagatgctgagaaaaaatttggtTCCGTTGATAGAGCTCTTAGACAACTTCAACATTCAATTGAAGTTCGTTCTCAAAACTACACTAATATTCAGAACAATACATGTCTTGAAGCTGATTTAGATTTTAGAGCGTCTTTAAAAGTTAGAAAATTTACAGGTAATTTAACTTTCCAGATTGCAGAAAGGAAATTAGACATGCTGATATTGACGgcaaatgatgaaaaggCTAGAAATGTCGATACGTTATCTGGTGGCGAAAAATCCTTCTCACAATTAGCTTTATTACTTGCAACATGGAAACCAATGCGTTCTAGAATCATTGCtcttgatgaatttgatgtCTTTATGGACCAAGTTAACAGAAGAATTGGTACTACATTGGtggtaaagaaattaaaggatTTATTAAGAACTCAAACTATCATTATTACTCCGCAGGACATTGGAAAAATTGCGAATGTTGATAGTGAAGGTGTTAATATACATAGAATGAGAGATCCTCAAAGgcaaaataattcaaactTCTACGTGTAATGATGGACGTTGTATTTATTATGCTCATTAGATAGTTTACCagaatatttattctttataGACAGacttatatatagaaaaaataataaagcaCTGAATTTTAATGTTAGAAATTTTAACTAAAGAATagaaatagaaaatatggaaaaaatgaaatattgatTGTAAACGTGTACACAGTAGAAAGTGGccatatttttgaaatccAAAGGTGTTTAAAAAAGGTTAGTTAGGCATTgtgatattatcaatttagAAATCAATGACCTTGTTGGTTGGGAAATCTTCAATCAGTGGAACAGGTATTTCAGGAACATGATAGACTTCTCCATCGTCGTTAATTCTTTCTCTATCCTTCTCGctaattgaatatatttccTCAACATGTGTCTTTAGCAAATCTAAAACGTCCAAAAAATTCTTTTGGATTTGGTATGCTTGTTCTCTCATATTTCGTCTACATAGCCCATCTATCAATTTGATAGCATCAGGTCTTGTTTGGTTTAATCTATCTAATAATCTACCAATAGACTGGACAagatattcttcttcataaATAGTACCTTTCTTACCACGAGCTCTTTTACGTTCTTCACGACGTCTATTCTTTGCAGTACGTCTTGAAGCACCTGTCTTGGCAGTACCACTTGTTTTGCCTGTATATCTAGTGAAAAAAGATTCCTTGGTAGACGTTTCAGAGGGAGCAATAGAAACATCGTCAGCTTGTTCAGTTTCTTGTCCATAAAATGCATAAggatcttcttctttcttagTACGCAACTCTCTCAATCTCTTCAACTGAGAATTAACTTGGCCCTTACAATCTGCCAATAATTCTGCAACAACACCAAATCCTTCACCTAACCCTGGatcaacaattttttcaatcaactctgatttattattggttACAGCAATCAAGCAAGCTGTATCATATTTATAAGCTTTGCAGTAAAGAGTCATTGCTTCTTCAATATCCTTCAAGAATTCTAATTGAATTTCAGCTGCATCAACATATTTATGTTCGAAAGTTAAAGAGGAAACCAAATCTTCGGACACAGTTTTGACTTGGTCGGGAAATTCCTCGACGGCAATATATAATGCTTCTCTCCATTTCTTGCCCAAAACATAAGAATCCATAGCATCTTTATATTCAGTCAGCATTTCATAGATGATACCAGCTTCAACGTAATCTTGCTTTGAGGCAAGATGCTTAGCGAAGCGaccatatataatattttgtttcttagATTCGTACTTGAAGATAGATAAAGCATGTTTGTATAGTTCATGGACTTCAACATAgtcaataatttcttcagaAACCTCATCGCGTGCCTTTTCACTTTCAGTCAAGTGTTCTAGAGCATTttcatatttctttaaataatcgTCAATTAAGAATTGACGACGAAGTGGCTCATTATCTTGCAAGGTTTGTAAGAACGGAAGATATTCACGTGGATCCATTTGAGATTTTTGAGCCACCAGTAATGCTAATTTAACAtcatataatgataaagCTGCTTTATAGACAACATTAACGTCTTGTAAGAAACATAAGTACGTAGCACATgaatctttttcttctttatcttcaacagacgcaattaatttcaaagcTTCTTCCAAATTTTGTGGTCTTTGAGATGCGTAGGCAGTAATAATAGTTTGAATATACTTTTTCTTGTATATTTCATTACTTAGAAGAACTTCAAGGACAGCGTTACAGATTTTATTCACTTTAGAAGTGGATGGATCgaacatttttttcttcatgtATTGTTGCATTTCTGTCAATGGAGCAGCTGCAGTTTCAAATGAATCGGCAATCCCAGATTTGATGGTTTCTTTGTACTTTGTTTGAGTAACGTCATCTTCACCTAAGCAGGAGATAAATAGGTTCAAATAATCCACCTTTTCCAACTGGTTGATAAATAATTCTAAGTTATCGAAGAAAAGATCTGGAGCATAATCGTAAAGAATATCCAGATTGACCCTATGTGTTCTACAATGCATAAAAGCTTCTTTGTAATGTTTCAGTAAGATGTTCTTACGAACTTCAGATAAGACCATAATTCTTGGATATATTGTTTCTAAATTACCACGAGGAGCTTGTAGAATAACAGCAGCCTTCGAAGGTATGACAGAAACTAGTACAGAACCTCTTTCAATTGTACGAACTCTTTCATCTTCGacatcattttcaacaatAGGAAGTGGTTCGAAGTGAGTAGATGTCAAATGAACGAATTGTAAGTTATGTTGGGCAGTAGTAAACAATAGTAGATTATCTGTAATTTCCAGTGATGTTACTGCAGAGACTAATTGAACTTGGTTCGCAAAAAGTTTACCATTACTTGTGAGACCAAATGCAACTAATTCAGAACTTTCTGACTCCCAACCTCCATCTGGATTAGCTACTTGGTTATGAACTCTCTTAACTCTGAAGTCGCGTACTAATTGAGGAAATTTAGTGATTTGGTTCAATTGACCTTCAGCGTCTAGTTGGACAACAGTTCCATCTCTTGTTTCATAGACTAGGTGATTGTAATTAAAATCGTTTCTAAGAAGGACAATCTTATCATAAACTTCAACAACGTTTAATACTATTGGTTGAGTGACATCTTGAACATCAATTAGAGCAACACGAGATAAATTATCAGTATCTAGTAAAACACCTACTATGCTATCATTCATGAAGGCTACTTGACGTAAAGAATCAAACTCTGTTGCGAAATTTGATTTAGGGAAACTACATGCGATTGTTGGATGTTTTCCCTTTTTCATATCTTCGAAGTTGGAAACGTTAGCAAATATTAACGCATCTTTGTTCAATGCgacaaatatttcattcGATAGATTGCAGGCTACATCGATAACATTTTCGGAAGTTTCAAAATCTCTGAAATAGATTGGAGGTGGAACATTAGCAATTGCTAATGGTGTGATGTTCACTGTATTACCATCAATGACTAAAGATGTACCATTATCAAATGGTTCCAAAGTTGGACCTTGAGCAGTCTTGTAAGTGAAGTCCacaatatttaaaaaattatcattaccatACATTAAAGTGAAATCCCTTTCTGGATGCCATTTAGCAAATTGGATATCTTTGGAATATACCTCCTGTTTCAAATACCAGTGATAATTCTTGACGGTCCAAAGTTGAATAGTGTCTCTTAATACGATCGCCAAAACTTCAGAGTTACAGTTCCAAACCAACCCCTTCACTTCCTCGTCTAATGGTAATCTTGTATTAAATTCCCCATGTCTTAAACCATTTCTCTCGAAAAAGATTAAATCTAATGAGTTTTCTTCTGCTAAATGTGTTTTACGCTGTATTGATGCAATTAAAGAGCCCTGTGGTTTCCAACTTACGTTATATTCCATACCAGTCACTGGTTCAGATGCACTGTCCAATTGACCTTCACGTGTAAATACTCTTAGAGCTCTTCTTTCGATAGTTTTGGTACTATCATCAGGATCTTCCACAGTTTCAATGGTGGATATGACGAAATATTCACAATCACCTCTCCAAGATATTGTCACTTCACGATTATCTAATGTAGTAATAGCACCAGTATCAACCATGTATGGCATTGTAGGATCTCGCAATTGATTACCGACTAACCCAGAAGCCTTTAAACTTGCCAAAGCGTCTCTTTCCATAGCACGGGTACCTTTACCTCTAAATTGAGTTTCCTTCTTACCCCAACCGACAGTAACATGTTTGgacattttcaaatcatcggcttctaaattatattcTGAGATTGGTTCATATAGTTTACTCAATAAAACCACATTACGATCTGCTGTAACTAAAGCTAatgtttcttcatcataCGACCATTCAGCCGCATCAATCCCATTATCTATGGACCCAACAATTTCCACCGTAGTTTCTAATGGAACATAATTGACTGGATCATAAGTGGCTGTAATGATATCACCTTGTTTAAATACAAAAAccaattgatttatttctcCGAAATGtttaaaatttaataaagtatCGTTGAAAGTTTCAATATTGAATGATGCTAATACATTTTTGGATCCATCTTTCATAAATTGTTGGACTTCAATGGTACCAACTTCTGAGGCACTAAGGACACATGTAATACTGTCTGATAGAGTATCAAATACACTATCgattaattcaaattctaaTTCGGAATCTTCGGTGCTCGCAGTGGCTACTGGTCTTAGCCTACCCTTATTTAAAGTGATTAAGTTACGCATTCTGAGGCAGGTTTTAAGCTCACTTGACTTTGTATCTTTGAGAACTTTTCCAGAATATCGGTTTATGTGTACTATGTACTTTCTTCACGAAAAAATATGACTATTAACTTTTTAAACAAACCCGGTCGATAATATCTGATTTAGATGCATTAcattcatttcattaataatactgatattatttcagttccaatttttttttcattccaATTTCATGGAAGGATTTCTTCGGGAATTGATATCGCGTTGTACGGCACACTAAAAGGCTGGGCGGGTATACAAAGTGATGGGTGATGATGAATGGAGATCAATTCTGGTACTGGTCCTTTAATTGCTGTTCTAGTTTGGGTAGTTCTTCCTGTTGTATTTCATTGAGCCTCTTATCGTAATAGAAATTGGCCAGGGAAGCTACTGTAATTGGTATATTAGCATACTGTTCTTCCAGTGGCGAGGAAGATGTTGCTCCGAATCCGGATTGAAATATGTCATGGACCATTGCTTGTAATGTCCTTCTCGTCATACTGGACAATTCTGGACAATATAATTTCACTAGTTTGTGACTGTTGAATTGTTGTAATACCTCATTGTCTATGATTGGGTCTTGTAACAGTGTCTGCAGGTTTAGCGACTTATCTTTGTGAGAAAGAACCTGCTGTCTTTGCAGGATAATCTGTAGGAGTAAAAGTATAACATTCGATGGGTAACTCATTTTTGGTTGTCGTTTTGCACTTAGGAGTAGAGCTGGTATTATCAGAGTTGCCCTTTGTAGTTCAATCTGAGGTTTAATCGATGTTGTTGATGTAGTTGACTTAACTTGTAGATCtgttttgtttgtttgttgtcTGTTTCTTATTTAGCGGGTACGGTAGATTTACATAGAGTTTAGTATGCATATATAACAACAATGGATAGAATAAACTGGCAGAAGTCCAACTGTCACTCTGAGAACTATTATTCAACTAAAAAGCAAGCCAGTTTAACTTGCAAAACTAATTATAAATGGGTATGCAATTTATGCTCTCTACGTTTCCTTCTGTTTGATTCAACTGTTTCTTACTAACGCTCTTTCCCTTGTCGACGTACCTATCACAATAAACGATACACCAATTTTAAAAACAGATAAATCAATCATTAAAGGTTTAAATGATAAACTCTACGAGAAAAGGAAATCTACAGCCCTTGAACTTGAAGAATTAGTTAAGCAATGCCTCATTGATGGTGATTACGATAGAATTGATAAAATCATTGGTGAATTATGCAGAGATTACGCTTACGCACTACATCAACCAATGTCAAGAAATGCAGGTCTTATGGGATTGGCTGCATCAGCAATTGCATTAGGTGTCAATGATG encodes:
- the SMC6 gene encoding DNA repair protein SMC6 (similar to Saccharomyces cerevisiae SMC6 (YLR383W); ancestral locus Anc_4.237) → MTDMVSPSKRSVEEVDNDLLALAAEQNHVHNEQQKKKRRRQYAPMTQYNTNSAATQSASVNSDSNSRKDDLPCGYIKKVILRNFMCHEHFELDLGPRLNFIVGNNGSGKSAVLTAITIGLGAKASDTNRGNAMKDLIREGCYSAKVTLVLDNSHAGPYNHGTFGDEIIIERTLRMESAPTYSLRTENGKEVSNKKKDVQTVVDFFCVPVSNPMCFLSQDAARSFLTASTSHDKYNHFMKGTLLQEIRDSLNNAQDIQADVVQNMAFHYDNIAILKNEYEESKKLLRELNQTSNLAQRKRLLQGKSLWIDVDKNHEIYSKLENEVTLNEKKITETMEKIKMRKAKIDRYTADQKSVEEETASKVVLVGEKDEAHQAVRDQLRAVRSEFDKEKENQKEAENGISECKRRIETLNRTIEHLEQELEKQMGGDRGKMKEELAQLQAENEQLRDKVENISNELLEMQDKERTIAAERQQDLRTIEHNIQSKRNELQKIAQGNNSFLTNFDQNMDRLLLQIKQRSGEFSSIPLGPLGSFVSVKAGFEKWSRSIQSAISGTLGSFVVSNQKDASILRNMIKNCGIKANIPIITYKLKHFDYSQGKAQTNYPTISDALEYSNPSVEFVFVDHNRIEKVILIEDKDEARSILKSKPHNVSMALSFRDQSSGFQLIGGSRLDTVYYQPKMKLKVGSSSDDGASYIKDLITQETEELQNTRDRYERQINQIRSEYSGMEKISREQKAQMQRNRSRINKLKINVGKAVDTGILTTKINERKSQEQAIIGYEAAINELEIKIREIAATAEPLKEHYDKTKNEFNELQATLGQLRDDYNTYSAKIEACKDDIKHYEDKKLSYEKTIEHLNSNIIATRDGIQKITDSANELCTREQLEGMDLPEDQQAIKNELGRISQQIQRAEKNIGFSHDKVVDLFEKSRDKYKDAEKKFGSVDRALRQLQHSIEVRSQNYTNIQNNTCLEADLDFRASLKVRKFTGNLTFQIAERKLDMLILTANDEKARNVDTLSGGEKSFSQLALLLATWKPMRSRIIALDEFDVFMDQVNRRIGTTLVVKKLKDLLRTQTIIITPQDIGKIANVDSEGVNIHRMRDPQRQNNSNFYV
- the IKI3 gene encoding Elongator subunit IKI3 (similar to Saccharomyces cerevisiae IKI3 (YLR384C); ancestral locus Anc_4.240), which produces MRNLITLNKGRLRPVATASTEDSELEFELIDSVFDTLSDSITCVLSASEVGTIEVQQFMKDGSKNVLASFNIETFNDTLLNFKHFGEINQLVFVFKQGDIITATYDPVNYVPLETTVEIVGSIDNGIDAAEWSYDEETLALVTADRNVVLLSKLYEPISEYNLEADDLKMSKHVTVGWGKKETQFRGKGTRAMERDALASLKASGLVGNQLRDPTMPYMVDTGAITTLDNREVTISWRGDCEYFVISTIETVEDPDDSTKTIERRALRVFTREGQLDSASEPVTGMEYNVSWKPQGSLIASIQRKTHLAEENSLDLIFFERNGLRHGEFNTRLPLDEEVKGLVWNCNSEVLAIVLRDTIQLWTVKNYHWYLKQEVYSKDIQFAKWHPERDFTLMYGNDNFLNIVDFTYKTAQGPTLEPFDNGTSLVIDGNTVNITPLAIANVPPPIYFRDFETSENVIDVACNLSNEIFVALNKDALIFANVSNFEDMKKGKHPTIACSFPKSNFATEFDSLRQVAFMNDSIVGVLLDTDNLSRVALIDVQDVTQPIVLNVVEVYDKIVLLRNDFNYNHLVYETRDGTVVQLDAEGQLNQITKFPQLVRDFRVKRVHNQVANPDGGWESESSELVAFGLTSNGKLFANQVQLVSAVTSLEITDNLLLFTTAQHNLQFVHLTSTHFEPLPIVENDVEDERVRTIERGSVLVSVIPSKAAVILQAPRGNLETIYPRIMVLSEVRKNILLKHYKEAFMHCRTHRVNLDILYDYAPDLFFDNLELFINQLEKVDYLNLFISCLGEDDVTQTKYKETIKSGIADSFETAAAPLTEMQQYMKKKMFDPSTSKVNKICNAVLEVLLSNEIYKKKYIQTIITAYASQRPQNLEEALKLIASVEDKEEKDSCATYLCFLQDVNVVYKAALSLYDVKLALLVAQKSQMDPREYLPFLQTLQDNEPLRRQFLIDDYLKKYENALEHLTESEKARDEVSEEIIDYVEVHELYKHALSIFKYESKKQNIIYGRFAKHLASKQDYVEAGIIYEMLTEYKDAMDSYVLGKKWREALYIAVEEFPDQVKTVSEDLVSSLTFEHKYVDAAEIQLEFLKDIEEAMTLYCKAYKYDTACLIAVTNNKSELIEKIVDPGLGEGFGVVAELLADCKGQVNSQLKRLRELRTKKEEDPYAFYGQETEQADDVSIAPSETSTKESFFTRYTGKTSGTAKTGASRRTAKNRRREERKRARGKKGTIYEEEYLVQSIGRLLDRLNQTRPDAIKLIDGLCRRNMREQAYQIQKNFLDVLDLLKTHVEEIYSISEKDRERINDDGEVYHVPEIPVPLIEDFPTNKVIDF
- the SWC7 gene encoding Swc7p (similar to Saccharomyces cerevisiae SWC7 (YLR385C); ancestral locus Anc_4.241); translation: MSYPSNVILLLLQIILQRQQVLSHKDKSLNLQTLLQDPIIDNEVLQQFNSHKLVKLYCPELSSMTRRTLQAMVHDIFQSGFGATSSSPLEEQYANIPITVASLANFYYDKRLNEIQQEELPKLEQQLKDQYQN